A genomic segment from Candidatus Thermoplasmatota archaeon encodes:
- a CDS encoding DDE-type integrase/transposase/recombinase, translated as WEVLGVWVTKGRASLEAYSFLKYVLSKCTNQPKILVDGGPWYKPALERLNVEWEHITFGLRNPIEQWFFLLKHRIKLFYRNWPYNATVDSTQQWIECFVSMYHITRS; from the coding sequence GTTGGGAGGTTCTTGGTGTATGGGTTACCAAAGGTCGCGCTTCTCTTGAAGCATACAGCTTCCTTAAATATGTTCTAAGTAAATGTACTAATCAACCAAAGATATTGGTTGATGGTGGTCCTTGGTATAAACCTGCTCTTGAACGTTTAAACGTTGAATGGGAACATATCACGTTTGGTCTTCGTAATCCTATAGAGCAATGGTTTTTCCTGTTGAAACATCGGATAAAACTCTTTTATAGAAACTGGCCTTATAATGCCACTGTTGATAGCACTCAACAGTGGATTGAATGCTTTGTTTCAATGTATCACATCACAAGGAGCTAA
- a CDS encoding adenosylhomocysteinase — protein sequence MVMKTKNYAVKNLNLADEGRNLIHWAEDHMPVLMRIKKDFERDKPLKGLTLGCCLHVTKETAVLVKTLKAGGAKVALCGSNPLSTNDAVAAALAKEGVFVYAWRGVSTDEYYWCVDRVLDHKPNITMDDGSDLVTRLHTKRKEDLVYVIAGTEETTTGVNRQRVMAEKKELRYPIIAVNDAMTKHFFDNRYGTGQSTIDGILRATSVLISGKIFVVCGYGWCGKGVSMRARGMGANVIVTEVDPVRALEAVMDGFTVMPIRKAARIGDVFVTVTGNKHVIDARAIDLLKNGAIVANSGHFDNEVDVKYLDKISRDFIEIRPNVREYHLRDGRTVYLLAEGRLVNLSAAEGHPSEVMDMSFANQALSALWLSKKENVKKLGKQVYPVPKEIDEEIALLKLKTMDVDIDRLSKSQIEYMSNWREGT from the coding sequence ATGGTGATGAAAACAAAAAATTATGCTGTAAAAAACCTTAATTTAGCAGATGAGGGGAGGAATCTTATTCATTGGGCCGAGGATCATATGCCTGTTTTGATGAGGATAAAGAAGGATTTTGAGCGTGATAAGCCTTTGAAGGGTTTGACTCTTGGGTGTTGTCTTCATGTTACTAAGGAGACTGCGGTGCTTGTAAAAACTTTGAAGGCTGGTGGCGCAAAGGTTGCGTTGTGTGGTTCGAATCCGTTGAGTACGAATGATGCAGTTGCAGCAGCTCTTGCTAAGGAGGGTGTTTTTGTTTATGCGTGGCGTGGTGTTTCTACGGATGAATATTATTGGTGTGTGGATAGGGTTTTGGATCATAAACCGAATATAACGATGGATGATGGTAGTGACCTGGTGACTCGTTTGCATACGAAGAGAAAGGAGGATCTGGTGTATGTTATTGCGGGGACTGAGGAGACGACGACTGGTGTTAATCGTCAGCGTGTTATGGCTGAAAAAAAGGAATTGAGGTATCCGATTATTGCGGTTAATGATGCTATGACTAAGCATTTTTTTGATAATCGTTACGGTACTGGTCAGTCTACTATTGATGGTATCTTGCGTGCTACTTCTGTTTTGATTTCTGGTAAAATTTTTGTTGTTTGTGGTTATGGTTGGTGTGGTAAGGGTGTTAGTATGCGTGCTCGTGGTATGGGTGCTAATGTGATTGTTACTGAGGTTGATCCTGTTCGTGCGCTTGAGGCTGTTATGGATGGTTTTACTGTTATGCCTATTAGAAAAGCAGCTAGAATTGGTGATGTTTTTGTTACTGTTACTGGTAATAAACATGTTATTGACGCGCGTGCTATTGATTTGCTTAAGAATGGTGCTATTGTTGCTAACTCTGGTCATTTTGATAATGAGGTTGATGTGAAGTATCTTGATAAAATTTCTAGGGATTTTATTGAGATTAGGCCTAATGTTCGTGAGTATCATTTAAGGGATGGTCGTACTGTTTACCTGCTTGCTGAGGGGCGTTTGGTGAATCTTTCTGCTGCTGAGGGGCATCCTAGTGAGGTTATGGATATGAGTTTTGCTAACCAGGCTTTGTCTGCTTTATGGTTGTCGAAAAAAGAGAATGTAAAAAAATTGGGGAAACAGGTTTATCCTGTTCCTAAGGAGATTGATGAGGAGATTGCTCTTCTTAAGTTGAAGACGATGGACGTTGATATTGATAGGTTATCTAAGTCGCAGATTGAATATATGAGTAATTGGAGGGAAGGGACTTAA
- a CDS encoding acetate--CoA ligase family protein, which produces MKKDVEKLVKRSGPLAENEVKDLLRAYGISTTKYVVVKNEADLSKINLRFPVALKVCSNKILHKTDVGGVRLNIKDMTELKQVFKDFRKKFPKEDLLVDQMEEKGVEIIIGLVQDPTFGLCIMCGVGGIFTELYRDVSFRVVPIDRYDAVQMVEEIKGKKLLEGFRGIKADKQLVVDLLLRVSKIGEELMDRVDQMDLNPVFVYENRVCVVDAKLILR; this is translated from the coding sequence ATGAAAAAAGATGTTGAAAAACTGGTTAAAAGAAGTGGGCCTCTTGCTGAGAATGAGGTTAAGGATCTTTTACGGGCATATGGTATTTCTACGACTAAGTATGTGGTTGTAAAAAACGAAGCTGATCTTAGTAAGATAAATTTGAGGTTTCCTGTTGCCCTTAAGGTGTGTTCAAATAAGATTTTGCATAAAACAGATGTTGGTGGCGTGAGACTTAACATAAAAGATATGACTGAGCTTAAACAGGTGTTCAAAGATTTTCGTAAGAAGTTTCCTAAAGAGGATTTGCTTGTGGATCAGATGGAGGAGAAGGGTGTTGAGATTATTATTGGTCTTGTTCAGGACCCGACTTTTGGTCTTTGTATTATGTGTGGTGTTGGTGGTATTTTTACTGAGCTTTATAGGGATGTAAGTTTTCGTGTAGTCCCTATCGATAGGTATGATGCAGTGCAGATGGTTGAGGAGATTAAAGGTAAAAAGCTTCTTGAGGGGTTTAGGGGCATCAAGGCAGACAAGCAGTTGGTTGTTGATCTGCTTTTGAGGGTTTCAAAGATTGGTGAAGAGCTTATGGATCGTGTTGACCAAATGGATTTAAATCCAGTGTTTGTATATGAGAACCGTGTTTGTGTTGTTGATGCGAAATTGATACTGAGATAA